One window of the Oncorhynchus mykiss isolate Arlee chromosome 5, USDA_OmykA_1.1, whole genome shotgun sequence genome contains the following:
- the LOC110524406 gene encoding leucine-rich repeat-containing protein 24 → MAFSLLAILILSLHALPSIGCPVGCRCYSLTVECGSTGLRDIPSHVPASTQTIFLQDNAIGQIRLSDLSQLGRLHYLYLQNNSISALEPGAFQSQGQLLELALNGNRIHLVTADMFRGLEHLRILYLAGNDITRLQDYTFRGLQRLQELHLQQNSIEILGDQALVGLSSLALLDLSRNNLHTIGPATLRPLVSLQVLRVTDNPWRCDCALHWLRSWIDEEGQRLLSSAERRLVCSEPPRLSHLSLVEVPLNSLVCIPPLVQLEPRRLAVRLGESMRVSCHASGYPRPQVTWRKASQGKVQLSPRGLVQDLGGVGTVGAEDAIHPAAGRVRLQKEDGERFDPDTGSGMLFLSNVTVAHAGLYECEAWNAGGVARVTFQLAINSSSSSSWSPASYAPSWPRLRSNRPTSSDVSREPLYALGSMAFSALGAATQTAIAIGISLLALTALLLVAMIYSRQRHRQKDTDDKEESILYVNDYSDGPTTFAQLEEYRDERGHEMYVLNRAKPVLPPSTTATTTTLGYQQQEALSPTKPQIEPDIRTMRRMAGEGGEAEPVTAESEGLFLNHTGLFLDSQIAYEIHC, encoded by the exons ATGGCCTTCTCTCTTCTGGCTATCCTGATATTATCTCTCCATGCTCTCCCATCCATTGGCTGTCCAGTGGGATGTCGCTGCTACAGCCTGACTGTGGAGTGTGGCTCTACGGGCCTCCGGGACATCCCCTCACACGTCCCAGCTTCTACACAG ACCATCTTCCTTCAGGACAATGCTATCGGGCAGATCCGTCTGTCAGACCTCTCCCAGCTGGGCCGTCTGCACTACCTGTACCTGCAGAACAACAGTATCTCAGCACTGGAACCCGGGGCCTTCCAGAGCCAGGGTCAGCTTCTGGAGCTGGCCCTCAACGGGAACCGCATCCACCTGGTCACAGCAGACATGTTCAGGGGCCTGGAGCACCTCCGCATCCTCTACCTGGCAGGAAATGACATCACTCGCCTACAGGACTATACCTTCAGAGGCCTACAG CGTCTTCAAGAGCTTCACCTGCAGCAGAATAGCATTGAGATTCTGGGAGACCAAGCTCTAGTTGGTCTGTCCTCTCTGGCCCTGCTTGACCTCAGCCGGAATAACCTGCACACCATCGGCCCTGCCACCCTGCGGCCCCTCGTCAGCCTGCAGGTGCTGCGTGTCACAG ACAATCCTTGGCGTTGCGACTGTGCCCTGCACTGGCTGCGCAGCTGGATCGATGAGGAGGGCCAGCGCCTGCTGAGCTCGGCCGAGCGGCGCCTTGTCTGTTCTGAGCCACCCCGCCTCTCCCACCTCAGCCTGGTGGAGGTGCCTCTTAACAGCCTGGTGTGCATCCCCCCTCTGGTTCAGCTGGAACCCCGCCGCCTGGCCGTGCGCCTAGGGGAGAGCATGCGCGTCTCCTGCCATGCATCTGGTTACCCCCGGCCGCAGGTCACCTGGAGGAAGGCTTCCCAGGGTAAGGTGCAGCTCTCCCCCCGGGGGCTGGTGCAGGACCTGGGCGGTGTAGGGACTGTGGGGGCTGAGGATGCAATACATCCAGCTGCAGGACGAGTGAGACTCCAGAAGGAGGATGGGGAGCGCTTCGATCCAGACACTGGCAGTGGGATGCTGTTCCTTAGCAACGTGACAGTGGCTCATGCCGGGCTGTATGAGTGCGAAGCCTGGAACGCTGGAGGGGTGGCCCGTGTGACCTTTCAGCTCGCAATCAACTCTTCGTCCTCGTCCAGTTGGTCCCCTGCCTCCTACGCTCCATCCTGGCCTCGTCTGCGCTCCAATCGGCCGACGTCGTCAGATGTGAGTCGAGAGCCCTTGTACGCCCTTGGCAGCATGGCCTTCAGCGCACTGGGAGCTGCTACTCAGACTGCCATCGCCATAGGGATCTCCCTGCTGGCCCTCACAGCTCTTCTCCTGGTGGCTATGATCTACAGCCGACAACGCCATCGGCAGAAGGACACAGATGACAAGGAGGAAAGCATCCTGTATGTCAATGATTACTCGGACGGACCAACAACCTTTGCCCAGCTGGAGGAGTATCGGGATGAGCGCGGGCACGAGATGTATGTTCTGAACCGGGCTAAACCCGTCCTCCCACCTTCCACCACAGCCACTACCACCACTCTGGGGTACCAACAGCAGGAAGCACTGTCTCCCACAAAGCCCCAGATAGAGCCGGATATACGGACAATGAGAAGGATGGCAGGGGAGGGCGGGGAGGCAGAGCCGGTGACAGCCGAGTCGGAGGGCTTGTTTCTGAATCACACAGGCTTGTTCCTCGACTCACAAATTGCATATGAGATCCACTGCTGA